A portion of the Apis mellifera strain DH4 linkage group LG6, Amel_HAv3.1, whole genome shotgun sequence genome contains these proteins:
- the LOC113218833 gene encoding transmembrane protein 234 homolog, with protein sequence MLISLDSIIFLIAVAFIWGITNPFIKKGAKGLENVKSFSKFGQFYEEFAFLITNLKYLVPFIINQSGSILYFLTLNKTDISLAIPVTNSLTFMVTAMTGSILGEEKIHKNTYIGMILILIGTILCCWDKVHNIEQF encoded by the exons atgttaatatctttag attccaTCATATTTCTTATTGCTGTAGCATTTATATGGGGTATAACCAACCCATTTATTAAGAAAGGAGCTAAAGGTTTAGAAAATGTGaaatcattttctaaatttggtcaattttatgaagaatttgcttttcttattacaaatttaaag tatttggtgccatttattattaaccaaAGTggttctatattatattttttaactttgaataAAACAGATATATCATTAGCAATTCCAGTCACTAATTCGCTTACTTTTATGGTAACTGCAATGACTGGTTCAATTTTGGGTGAAGAAAAGATACATAAAA atacATACATtggaatgatattaattttgattggaACAATCCTTTGTTGTTGGGATAAAGTGCAtaatattgaacaattttaa